A window of the Candidatus Omnitrophota bacterium genome harbors these coding sequences:
- the pheT gene encoding phenylalanine--tRNA ligase subunit beta: MKVTYNWLKDYVNIKMPAESLADKLTMAGLEVTSLSQKDGDYVFEIEITSNRPDWLSVIGIAKEVAAITNSKFKKPPSKGAHSLNRYINKDLRIKVQDPGDCPLYTGTIIRGVSVLPSPGWLRKRVEAIGCHSVNNVVDVTNYVLFEYGQPLHAFDLDRLNLNDGINVRRANAQENILTIDGELVSLDKGILVIADSRSPVAIAGIIGGKNTEVGNGTVNILLEAAVFNQALIRKARQSLGMQTESSYRFERGLDPAVLKEASLAAVQLISQVSNGKITAYRASREYKIKAKKIIFDLNYAGSFLGFDIGKVKINKTLSALGFTVKKSAKDKLIVGVPSQRRDINLAADLTEEIARIVGYDKVPVSLPAIRPNAGQNTVRVLSGRIKEALVGLGFNEIITYSLIDRGFLNLFGDYDNRIVEISNPLSRDLGILRPTIIPSIARCISYNLSQRQPFISLFEMGNVYINEGQAVKEQLVLGMTMCGQKASFVNSTTVKEIVGFRHLKGAIESLFKFFDINEYEFNISGPDSVSLSIASIECGAIRRLTEKALNSLDIKNRDIFIAELFLDKIIPVAAADKTYKPLPLYPAITRDISLIVKDTTNIADLIQEIKKCAGKLLEEAEISDYYRGQQIPAGYRSLTISCLYRSSERTLTDSEINSIHAKIPGALESSFDIRIR, from the coding sequence ATGAAAGTTACTTACAATTGGTTAAAAGATTACGTGAACATCAAAATGCCAGCCGAGTCATTGGCAGATAAGCTTACAATGGCCGGGCTAGAGGTTACTTCGCTGTCTCAAAAAGACGGTGATTATGTATTTGAAATAGAGATTACTTCTAACCGCCCGGATTGGCTAAGCGTAATCGGCATAGCAAAAGAAGTTGCGGCTATAACAAATTCGAAATTTAAGAAGCCGCCTTCAAAAGGCGCGCACTCGTTAAATAGATATATAAATAAAGATTTAAGGATAAAAGTCCAGGATCCAGGCGATTGCCCTTTGTATACTGGTACAATAATCCGGGGAGTATCAGTTTTGCCGTCTCCTGGATGGCTGAGGAAAAGAGTCGAGGCCATAGGCTGCCATAGCGTAAATAATGTAGTTGACGTAACTAATTATGTGCTTTTTGAATATGGACAACCTTTACATGCCTTTGATTTAGACAGGCTCAATCTCAATGACGGCATAAACGTCCGCAGGGCAAATGCACAAGAAAATATACTAACTATCGACGGAGAATTAGTATCGCTGGATAAAGGGATTCTGGTTATTGCAGACAGCAGATCCCCCGTGGCTATTGCCGGTATTATCGGCGGCAAGAATACAGAAGTCGGCAATGGAACCGTTAATATATTGCTTGAGGCAGCCGTGTTTAACCAGGCGCTTATCCGCAAGGCGAGACAGAGCCTGGGGATGCAAACAGAATCGTCGTACAGGTTTGAAAGGGGTCTGGATCCGGCAGTGCTTAAAGAGGCGTCTTTGGCTGCTGTTCAACTTATCAGCCAGGTTTCTAATGGCAAGATTACTGCTTATAGGGCCAGCAGGGAATATAAGATAAAAGCCAAGAAAATAATTTTTGATCTTAATTATGCAGGTTCCTTTTTGGGGTTTGATATTGGTAAAGTTAAAATAAATAAAACGCTATCGGCTTTAGGTTTTACTGTAAAGAAATCCGCTAAGGATAAGCTTATTGTAGGCGTCCCGTCGCAGAGGAGGGATATTAATTTAGCAGCAGACTTGACAGAAGAGATAGCCAGGATAGTCGGATATGATAAGGTCCCTGTGAGCCTGCCGGCTATCAGGCCAAATGCCGGGCAAAATACCGTACGGGTATTATCCGGCAGAATAAAAGAAGCGCTCGTCGGTTTAGGATTTAATGAGATTATAACATACAGCCTGATAGATAGGGGGTTTCTCAATTTGTTTGGCGATTATGATAACCGGATTGTTGAGATCTCCAATCCTTTAAGCAGGGATTTGGGTATATTAAGGCCGACGATAATACCCTCTATAGCAAGATGCATAAGCTATAACTTGAGCCAGCGCCAACCGTTCATCAGCCTTTTTGAGATGGGTAATGTGTACATAAACGAGGGGCAAGCGGTTAAAGAGCAATTGGTATTAGGGATGACGATGTGCGGCCAAAAGGCGTCTTTTGTCAATTCGACAACAGTAAAAGAGATAGTGGGTTTTAGGCATCTCAAGGGGGCAATAGAAAGCCTGTTTAAATTCTTTGATATAAATGAATACGAATTCAATATTTCCGGGCCCGATTCAGTATCTTTAAGTATTGCATCTATAGAGTGCGGCGCAATCAGAAGGCTCACAGAGAAAGCTTTAAATTCATTAGATATTAAGAATAGGGATATTTTTATAGCAGAACTTTTCTTGGATAAAATAATCCCGGTTGCCGCCGCAGATAAAACCTATAAACCGCTACCGCTATACCCGGCAATCACCAGAGATATAAGTTTGATAGTAAAAGATACCACCAATATTGCCGACTTGATCCAAGAAATAAAGAAATGTGCAGGCAAGTTATTAGAAGAGGCAGAGATATCTGATTATTACCGGGGCCAGCAGATCCCTGCTGGATATAGAAGCCTGACTATATCGTGTTTATACAGGTCTAGCGAGCGCACTTTGACAGATTCCGAGATCAATTCCATACACGCTAAGATCCCCGGGGCTTTAGAATCAAGTTTTGATATAAGGATCCGTTAA
- a CDS encoding replication-associated recombination protein A — MDLFSQTPKESKKNFPLAVRMRPYTLKEFVGQEHILGEGKILRRAIEADRLSSLILYGPSGVGKTSLAWCIANTTKSVYKSINAATSNVEELRKIILAARSYKKNESKRTILFIDEIHRFNKAQQDVLLPDIEEGNVILIGATVHNPYFYLASALLSRSLVCELNQLSEEEITRIIDRALQDKEDGLGNIKIKAEKKAIQFLAKVCEGDARRALNAVEIGVLTTPKSNDGSIHFTVKIASESIQKKAVIYDKDEDAHYDTASAFIKSMRGCDPDAAIYWMAKMLYAGEDPRFIARRICICAAEDVGNADPLALVLANAALHVAEFVGMPEARIPLAQAAIYVSCAPKSNASYLAIDNALSDIKSGRVQEVPGHLKDASYPQAKKLGRGEGYKYSHDFPQHYVEQKYTKDPIKYYEPTDNGYESKIKQRMEKLKGKE; from the coding sequence ATGGACCTATTTAGCCAAACACCGAAAGAAAGCAAGAAAAACTTTCCCTTAGCTGTAAGGATGCGGCCTTATACTTTAAAAGAATTCGTTGGGCAGGAGCATATTCTTGGAGAGGGTAAAATCTTGAGGCGGGCTATTGAAGCCGACCGGCTTAGTTCTCTGATTTTATACGGTCCTTCGGGGGTGGGAAAAACTTCGTTAGCCTGGTGTATAGCTAATACCACAAAGTCTGTTTATAAGTCAATTAATGCGGCTACTTCCAATGTTGAGGAGTTAAGAAAAATAATCTTAGCCGCCAGAAGCTATAAAAAAAATGAATCAAAGAGGACAATCCTGTTTATAGACGAGATTCACCGTTTTAATAAAGCCCAGCAGGATGTACTGCTGCCTGATATAGAGGAAGGAAATGTAATTTTAATCGGGGCAACTGTTCATAATCCTTATTTTTATTTGGCATCAGCGCTTCTTTCCCGTTCCCTGGTTTGTGAGCTTAACCAGTTAAGCGAAGAAGAAATTACAAGGATCATCGATAGAGCGCTGCAAGACAAAGAAGACGGTTTAGGCAATATTAAAATTAAGGCGGAGAAAAAAGCAATACAATTTCTGGCCAAAGTATGCGAAGGTGATGCCAGGAGGGCTTTAAATGCCGTAGAGATAGGGGTGCTTACAACGCCTAAATCAAATGACGGCTCTATTCACTTTACTGTAAAGATAGCCAGCGAGTCCATACAGAAGAAAGCCGTTATTTACGATAAGGACGAAGACGCGCATTATGATACTGCTTCGGCGTTTATCAAGTCGATGCGCGGCTGTGACCCCGATGCGGCTATTTATTGGATGGCTAAGATGCTTTATGCCGGAGAGGACCCCCGATTCATCGCCCGCCGGATCTGCATATGCGCTGCTGAAGATGTGGGCAATGCCGATCCGCTTGCATTAGTGCTGGCGAATGCTGCTTTGCATGTAGCTGAATTCGTAGGTATGCCTGAAGCAAGGATACCGTTAGCCCAGGCGGCGATTTATGTTAGCTGTGCGCCCAAATCGAATGCTTCATATTTAGCTATTGATAATGCCTTGTCAGATATAAAAAGCGGCAGGGTACAGGAAGTGCCCGGGCATCTGAAAGACGCCTCTTATCCACAGGCAAAGAAATTAGGCCGCGGAGAAGGTTATAAATACAGCCATGATTTTCCACAGCATTATGTGGAGCAGAAATATACAAAAGACCCAATAAAGTATTATGAGCCTACCGATAATGGCTACGAATCCAAAATAAAACAGAGGATGGAGAAGCTGAAAGGTAAAGAGTAG
- a CDS encoding 5,10-methylenetetrahydrofolate reductase — protein sequence MIITEQKPFAQLIDILKTANKIFLIGCGECATSCKTGGEKEIAELKDKLQASGKEVVGSCIPKAPCVASQLKAELAKNIKDLRKADSILVLACGLGVQSAKENDRLGLAVLPGCNTLFGAVMDSRGNFYEKCSLCGECILDITGGICPVTICSKGLLNGPCGGMDSGKCEVDKNKDCAWVLIYRELEKTGKLANFRKIQKARQHTKSIRPRELLINK from the coding sequence ATGATTATTACTGAGCAGAAACCCTTTGCGCAACTTATAGATATATTAAAAACCGCCAACAAGATTTTTTTAATCGGATGCGGTGAGTGCGCTACTTCTTGTAAAACCGGCGGTGAAAAAGAAATCGCTGAGCTTAAAGATAAGCTGCAAGCAAGCGGTAAAGAAGTTGTCGGCAGCTGCATACCAAAAGCCCCTTGTGTTGCCAGCCAACTAAAAGCAGAACTGGCTAAAAACATAAAAGACTTACGTAAGGCAGATTCGATTTTAGTACTGGCCTGCGGGTTAGGCGTCCAGTCTGCCAAGGAGAATGACCGTCTCGGATTAGCGGTCCTGCCCGGATGCAATACTTTGTTTGGGGCAGTAATGGACTCCCGCGGGAATTTTTACGAAAAATGCTCTTTATGCGGGGAGTGCATATTGGATATTACGGGGGGTATATGCCCTGTTACGATTTGTTCTAAAGGCCTGCTGAACGGGCCTTGTGGCGGAATGGATAGCGGTAAATGTGAGGTAGATAAAAATAAAGACTGCGCCTGGGTATTAATATATAGAGAATTGGAGAAAACCGGCAAATTAGCAAATTTCAGAAAAATACAGAAAGCAAGGCAACATACAAAGAGCATCCGGCCTAGAGAGCTGTTGATCAATAAATGA
- the nifU gene encoding Fe-S cluster assembly scaffold protein NifU: MGELNYSEKVMDHFTNPRNVGEIPDASGIGNVGNPICGDVMRMFIKVEGEVIVDAKFKTFGCGAAIATSSIATELIKGKTIEEALKISNKVVAEALGGLPPIKMHCSVLAEQALKSAIKDYYQKIGKDTSFLEIKEDPHHGCH, from the coding sequence ATGGGCGAACTGAATTATAGCGAAAAAGTAATGGATCATTTTACCAACCCTCGTAACGTCGGAGAGATACCCGATGCAAGCGGAATAGGTAATGTCGGCAACCCTATATGCGGTGATGTTATGAGGATGTTTATTAAAGTCGAGGGGGAAGTTATCGTCGATGCCAAATTCAAAACCTTTGGATGCGGAGCAGCAATCGCGACTAGCTCGATAGCAACGGAATTAATAAAAGGCAAGACCATAGAGGAGGCGCTGAAAATATCTAATAAAGTGGTAGCGGAAGCCCTTGGAGGGCTGCCGCCTATAAAAATGCATTGTTCTGTTTTGGCTGAACAGGCTCTTAAATCGGCGATAAAGGATTACTACCAGAAGATCGGCAAAGATACCTCTTTTTTGGAGATTAAGGAAGATCCTCATCATGGATGCCACTAA
- a CDS encoding 5-formyltetrahydrofolate cyclo-ligase has protein sequence MLTKQKLRSKILHKLKTQKEENREEKSAKIKQKLFKTSVFRRSKKIMFYISFDGEVDTKEMIKEAKKIGKIIAVPVSFFSKVIKPCILGAKPSLKRGLYGVREPAIKKMIDKNELDLIIVPGLAFDKKGNRLGRGKGYYDSFLSCLPKHAKSIGLAFDFQILPSIPTTKRDIRVNKVIFA, from the coding sequence ATGTTGACAAAGCAAAAGTTACGTAGTAAGATTTTACATAAACTAAAAACACAGAAGGAGGAAAACCGAGAGGAAAAAAGTGCTAAAATTAAGCAAAAACTTTTTAAGACTTCGGTTTTTAGAAGGTCAAAAAAAATAATGTTCTATATTTCGTTTGATGGAGAGGTTGATACAAAGGAAATGATAAAAGAAGCAAAAAAAATAGGTAAGATTATCGCAGTCCCCGTCAGTTTCTTTAGTAAGGTAATAAAGCCGTGTATTTTAGGGGCCAAACCTTCCTTAAAGAGAGGCTTATATGGCGTGCGGGAGCCAGCGATTAAAAAAATGATTGATAAAAACGAGCTAGATCTGATCATCGTGCCGGGCCTTGCTTTTGATAAAAAGGGTAATCGTTTGGGTAGGGGAAAGGGATATTACGATTCTTTTTTAAGTTGCCTCCCCAAGCATGCTAAAAGTATAGGTCTTGCTTTTGATTTTCAAATCTTACCTTCAATTCCTACCACCAAGCGAGATATAAGAGTCAACAAGGTCATCTTTGCTTAA
- the rny gene encoding ribonuclease Y, which yields MLSLIFIPVAALISLYAGYILRKHIAEKKIQDAESKASYILEQAKKEIQDKRREAELEAKDLLYRMRQDFERQTQDRRQELVNAEKRLSQKEENIDRRLDLLEKKEKEIDLKLDNAHKQEENLKSKEHHLHSLIAEEKERLQKISSLSAEEAKQILLNRLNEELNNEKGLLIKKQEEEIKTIADKKAREIISLAIQRCAAEHTVESTVSVVNLPNDEMKGRVIGREGRNIRALEMATGVDVIIDDTPEAVTISAFDPVRREVARMSLEKLIGDGRIHPGRIEEIVEKTKKEMDEKIREEGERAVFDVGLSAFHPELIKLLGRLRYRTSFGQNALQHSKEVAFILGAMASEMGLDFKLAKRIGLLHDIGKAIDHQVEGTHAKIGAELARKYNESQEVQAAIEAHHEEAEPYSLYSVLTIAADAISATRPGARRETLETYIKRLEKLESIANVFKGVEKSFAIQAGREIRVIVQPEKITDTDSVNLARDIRKKIEEGLEYPGQIKVTVIRETRAIEYAK from the coding sequence ATGTTAAGTCTAATTTTTATTCCGGTTGCTGCTTTGATTTCGCTTTATGCCGGCTATATTTTAAGGAAACATATTGCCGAAAAGAAAATCCAGGATGCCGAATCCAAAGCAAGCTATATACTTGAACAGGCAAAAAAAGAAATTCAGGATAAACGCAGAGAAGCAGAGTTAGAAGCCAAGGACCTTCTCTACCGCATGCGGCAGGATTTTGAGCGCCAGACACAGGATAGGCGCCAGGAACTCGTTAATGCCGAAAAAAGGCTGTCTCAAAAAGAGGAAAACATAGACCGCAGGCTCGATCTTTTGGAAAAGAAAGAAAAAGAAATAGACCTGAAGTTAGATAATGCCCATAAGCAGGAGGAGAACCTAAAGAGCAAAGAGCATCATTTGCACTCTTTGATAGCGGAAGAAAAGGAAAGACTGCAGAAAATCTCCTCTCTGTCGGCTGAAGAAGCAAAACAGATATTGCTTAATCGTTTAAATGAAGAGTTGAATAATGAGAAAGGCCTTCTGATCAAAAAGCAGGAAGAGGAGATAAAAACCATAGCCGATAAAAAAGCAAGAGAGATAATCAGCCTTGCGATACAACGTTGTGCGGCTGAACATACTGTTGAATCTACAGTCAGCGTTGTTAATCTCCCTAATGATGAAATGAAGGGCAGGGTTATAGGCAGAGAAGGAAGGAATATACGTGCTTTAGAGATGGCGACCGGAGTAGATGTAATTATCGATGATACCCCGGAAGCGGTTACGATTTCTGCGTTTGACCCGGTAAGGAGAGAGGTCGCCAGGATGAGTTTAGAGAAACTGATAGGCGACGGCAGGATACATCCCGGACGCATTGAAGAAATCGTAGAAAAGACCAAGAAAGAAATGGATGAGAAGATCCGGGAGGAGGGAGAACGTGCCGTCTTTGATGTTGGCTTAAGCGCTTTCCATCCGGAATTGATAAAGTTGTTAGGCCGCTTAAGATACAGGACAAGTTTCGGTCAAAATGCATTACAGCATTCTAAGGAAGTGGCATTTATCTTGGGTGCCATGGCTTCAGAGATGGGCCTGGATTTTAAGCTTGCAAAACGCATAGGCCTGTTACATGATATAGGCAAGGCTATCGACCATCAGGTAGAAGGCACGCATGCCAAGATCGGGGCGGAGCTAGCCAGGAAGTATAACGAATCGCAAGAGGTCCAGGCGGCGATTGAGGCCCATCATGAAGAGGCAGAACCCTACAGCTTGTATTCAGTCCTTACAATAGCTGCCGATGCTATCAGCGCAACAAGGCCTGGGGCAAGGCGCGAAACCCTGGAAACATACATAAAAAGGCTCGAGAAACTTGAATCGATAGCAAATGTATTTAAGGGGGTTGAAAAATCTTTTGCAATACAGGCCGGCAGAGAAATCCGTGTAATTGTCCAGCCGGAAAAGATTACAGATACAGACAGTGTCAACCTGGCCAGGGATATACGTAAGAAGATAGAAGAGGGATTGGAGTACCCGGGACAAATTAAAGTTACTGTGATTAGGGAAACCAGGGCAATTGAGTATGCCAAATAG
- a CDS encoding TIGR00282 family metallophosphoesterase, giving the protein MKILFIGDIVGSPGREAIEKLLPGAKEEYGVDFVIANAENAAGGSGIIPRIAAQLFDAGVDVLTSGDHIWKKKEIFEVIDKDRRILRPCNFPDGTPGYGWGVFSDRKGNKVGVINVNGRVFMDPLECPFRATLKCSEEIAKETKVVIVDMHAEATSEKVALGWYLDGHVSAVLGTHTHIQTADERVLPKGTAFITDVGMTGPCDSVIGRKVEDVLQRFLTLIPTRFNVAEDNVKMQGAIVDIDENNGLARSILRLQKGY; this is encoded by the coding sequence ATGAAAATATTATTTATCGGCGATATAGTCGGAAGCCCCGGAAGAGAAGCCATAGAGAAACTATTACCAGGGGCTAAAGAAGAATACGGCGTTGATTTTGTTATAGCAAATGCTGAGAATGCGGCAGGAGGTTCCGGGATTATACCCAGGATCGCAGCTCAGCTTTTTGACGCCGGAGTCGATGTTTTGACTTCCGGAGACCATATCTGGAAAAAGAAGGAGATCTTTGAAGTGATTGACAAGGACAGAAGGATCCTGCGGCCTTGTAATTTCCCCGACGGTACGCCTGGTTATGGCTGGGGAGTTTTTAGCGATAGAAAGGGTAATAAGGTCGGGGTAATCAATGTAAACGGCAGGGTTTTTATGGATCCGCTTGAATGCCCTTTTAGAGCTACATTAAAATGTTCCGAAGAAATCGCAAAAGAAACAAAGGTAGTTATTGTTGATATGCATGCCGAGGCGACTTCGGAAAAAGTCGCCCTTGGATGGTATCTTGACGGCCATGTATCAGCTGTTCTTGGCACGCATACGCATATACAGACTGCCGATGAAAGGGTTTTACCTAAAGGGACGGCTTTTATAACAGACGTAGGCATGACCGGACCTTGCGATTCTGTGATTGGAAGGAAAGTGGAAGATGTTCTGCAAAGGTTCCTTACGCTTATTCCTACCAGATTTAATGTCGCTGAAGACAATGTTAAGATGCAAGGCGCCATTGTTGATATAGATGAAAATAACGGTTTAGCCAGGAGCATTTTAAGGCTGCAAAAGGGGTATTAA